A genomic region of Apus apus isolate bApuApu2 chromosome 24, bApuApu2.pri.cur, whole genome shotgun sequence contains the following coding sequences:
- the HAUS8 gene encoding HAUS augmin-like complex subunit 8: MSGLSSDSSAAVASGDESKNKRKGGRVVRSRYLKYDKKDPKKDTSANSFSTSTVKPSSATKPRSALPQRCKTSAGVSSRSFSQSSFEKDDLQSTLLDGDKVSRPDLDLSAINDKTVRKKAPDSNSTGKRDKTHQKNQEAENDSQIRELESLTLLLTYLRIKAGKNLAELEKKAEKNLLMLCEEKQRQQEKLWELKREILLKEREQRLDAALDKQIEVLSPLVPVCERFKEQYKRFAHSLDATRHALPIKNIHIEGDMLTYLDELQKELSITQELLPEVMPRLSGESTKTLSLLKELKEVSQEMDKELQRSFAQVQNLSFQVSKEVSLHNQRVCEEKHGLDEVKRWYFD; encoded by the exons ATGTCCGGGCTGTCGAGTGACTCCAGCGCGGCGGTGGCGAGCGGAGATGAGTCTAAGAATAAGCGGAAAG GAGGAAGAGTCGTGAGGTCTCGTTACCTGAAATACGACAAGAAGGACCCCAAGAAG GACACTTCAGCAAATTCTTTTTCAACTTCTACTGTTAAACCATCTTCTGCAACTAAACCAAGATCGGCTCTTCCTCAGAGGTGTAAAACATCTGCTG GGGTTTCCTCTCGTTCATTCAGTCAGAGTAGTTTTGAGAAGGATGACTTGCAGTCCACTTTGTTAGATGGAGATAAAGTTAGTCGACCAGACCTTGATCTCTCAGCTATTAATG ATAAAACTGTCAGAAAAAAGGCTCCTGATTCAAACTCTACTGGCAAAAGAGATAAGACAcatcaaaaaaaccaagaagCT gaaaatgaTTCTCAGATAAGAGAGCTGGAATCCCTGACACTGCTTTTGACTTACCTAAGAATAAAG GCAGGAAAAAATCTTgctgagctggagaaaaaagcagagaaaaacttgCTAATGTTatgtgaagaaaagcagagacagcagGAGAAGCTCTGGGAGTTGAAGCGTGAAATTCTGCTCaaagagagagagcagaggcTTGATGCTGCATTAGACAAACAG ATAGAGGTACTTTCTCCCCTTGTTCCTGTTTGTGAGCGGTTTAAAGAGCAATATAAACGCTTTGCACATTCCCTGGATGCCACAAGACATGCATTACCCATCAAGAATATCCACATAGAAGGAGATATGCTAACATACCTTG ATGAACTGCAAAAGGAGTTAAGTATCACACAGGAACTTCTGCCAGAAGTTATGCCAAGGCTCTCAGGAGAAAGTACAAAAACACTTAGTCTGCTTAAAGAACTTAAAGAAGTGTCTCAGGAAATGGATAAAGAGCTTCAAAG GAGCTTCGCCCAAGTGCAGAACCTGTCGTTTCAAGttagtaaagaagtttctctgcATAACCAGAGAGTGTGTGAAGAGAAACATGGACTAGATGAAGTGAAACGCTGGTACTTTGACTAA